The Mucilaginibacter rubeus genomic interval GCAACAGAAAAAACAACAGCGGAGCTTTTTTCATTTATTGAGGGCAAAATTATAAAATATGGTTGATTACCTTGCATCAGTATACTGTAATAAACGTTATAAATTAAATTTATTTCAAAACCGATGCGTGTTCCGTTCCAAAAGCTTAAAGCTGAATTTAAAAGAGTACTGTTGACGCTTGGCTTTACCGATGGCAAAGCTGAAATTATTGCCTCTGTTTTTGCCGAAAATAGCCGGGATGGCGTTTATACCCATGGCTTAAACCGTTTCCCGGTTTTTGTAAACTATATCAAAAACGGATTAATTACTATCCAGGCCGATCCTGTTAAGGTAACCGGTTTTGGAGCTATTGAACAATGGGACGGCAACCTTGGGCCGGGCATACTAAATGCACGTTTTGCCATGAACAGGGCAATAGAACTTGCTGCCGATAATGGTATTGGCTGCGTGGCATTAAAAAATACTAACCATTGGATGCGTGGTGGCACTTACGGCTGGCAGGCGGCCGAGGCCGGTTTTATCAGTATTTCTTTTACAAATACAATAGCTAACCTTCCACCATGGGGAGGTATTAGTCCGCGGCTTGGTAATAATCCGCTGGTTATTGCAGTGCCCCGTAAAAACGGGCATGTTGTTTTGGATATGGCTATATCCCAATATGCGGTAGGAAAATTGAAGCAATATAAATCGAATAAT includes:
- the yiaK gene encoding 3-dehydro-L-gulonate 2-dehydrogenase, coding for MRVPFQKLKAEFKRVLLTLGFTDGKAEIIASVFAENSRDGVYTHGLNRFPVFVNYIKNGLITIQADPVKVTGFGAIEQWDGNLGPGILNARFAMNRAIELAADNGIGCVALKNTNHWMRGGTYGWQAAEAGFISISFTNTIANLPPWGGISPRLGNNPLVIAVPRKNGHVVLDMAISQYAVGKLKQYKSNNNEALPLPGGYDEEGKLSTDAAAILKSQRLLPVGFWKGSGLSLVLDVLATVLSGGKSTAEITKSEHESGISQVFICIKPNSSEQTESLIEEIVEYTKTSTPEHEGASISYPGEGTIKTREKNLTGGVPVDERIWNEVLKM